A window of [Clostridium] innocuum genomic DNA:
TATATCTTGTTTCCGTAATCTCCGTTTTCAGTCTTGCATCGATTTCCTGTGTTCTATAGTATAGGAGCTCGTTCTCCGCATTTAAAATAGCCTCTGCTCCTACAGGTGCTTGTCTTACGATTCTATATATGATCTTATCTGCAGTATCTTTCAAGCTGATACGATGTACCGTATGTCCTTTCTGTCCACCTTTTTTCAATCCAGTCTTTGTCCTTGAATTTGCGACTTTTCTGTATTCATCCTTTGATGGGGGAATACTGGAATTACAGGAGTTTTTCTTGCTCATCCTTTTATATCGGTTATTTTCTTTTCTCAGCTTTTCTATCTCTCTTCGTAATTTTTCATTTTCAGTATGTAGTTTATTGTTTTCGTTATAAGAATGCTGGAGTTCGCCTTTTATAATCTTCTCCTGCTTTTTGATCTCTTCTTCAAAATCTTTGATGATATTACTGGCCTCTTCATCTTTTTTCTTTCAATTTTTTGATTCAGATTATATTGGATCGCCTTCATATCCTTCAGTTTTGCCTGCACATCTTGATTCTTTTTTACGAGGTTCCGGTTACTGACCACGATTCTCTTATATTCCGTGTTCAAATGTACATTTTGATGTTCGAGATATTCTACGATCCCTATCAGTTTATGATCAAAATGTTCCTTATGCAGTAAAATGTTGTTTAATGTAATCCTATCCTTTGTCATCATATTGATATCTTCCTTTTCTCTGAAGATATTATATCATATGATTTTATACGACTACTGTGGATAACTTTCTTCAAAGCTTTTTATCATAATATGTATTGCATATCAACGTTGTTGCTTAAAAGCCTTCTATCAGGCTTTGGCAGGCTCTGAGCAATCGTTATATTCGCTGCAAGTCATTTTTTACTCTCTTTTTATTAACATCATTAAAACTGCTTTTAATGTCATATTATTTTTTTTGTTTATTTGCTTTTTCCTCTTGACACCTTTTATTCTATCGGTGAACAGTAACCATGCATTCATTATATGCGCCTCAAAATAACAGGTTCATCAAGGATACCCTAGAGAGCGCTCCGTTCTGTATGAGATCACTGTCATACGGCAGTTTTGTTTTCCCCTTTACCTCTGCCAATATCTGCAATTCTTAAACGCAAAGCGCACCTTCCCCTTTATGTTGTGATTACAGCTGCACTTCCTGCAGCAGTAAGCAACTCCATGATGCCTGTTCGGTCCGTATCACGCAAAGCACAGCAGCATATCATACCATTCTGCACCGCCGTGAACAGAAGCACTCACTCCCATATTACGATAGCCGAACTGCTCGTAAAAGCCTATCAAATGCTTTTTGCAGGTCAAAACCATACCCGTTCTTCGCTCCTTCTTCGCTGTCTCAATCAAAGCTTGCATCAGCTCCCCTGCATACCCCTGATGCTGATGAGCGGGGTGCACATCCAGACCGAAGACCGTTTGATAGGCGCCATAGGGATCATGCAGGCTTTCATCCTCATACATCGCATCACAGATCACCTGCTGATTGCTTACACAGCCATTGATCATGCCGATGATGACGCCGTCCTTTTTCATGACCAGAAAGCTTTCCGGAAAAGCCTTGGCACGTCTGCGCAGCGCCGCTTCATCCGCCGCCTCCTCCTTTGGAAAGCAGCACGCCTCCAGCTGTGCCAGTCCTGCAATATCCGCTTCCTCTACTGTATCAATGGTTACCATATGCACACTCCTGCTCCTTCATTCCTTTTCTATCCTTGTCAGCTTCTTGACCAGACAGCTGGTTTCCTTGTCCACGATTCCCTCCACATACAGATAATTCCCCTTGACCAGATCATCCGCATGCTGGCGGTATATATTCGGCATACATACAAGATCAAATTTCCCTGTTTCATCACTGCCGATGACGAACATCATCATATCGCCGTTTTTTGTACGGTACTGACGGCAGCGATCCACCAGACAAACAAATTTCACATAGCGTCCCTTGTACTTGGGCAGTGAAATCAAAATCGGAAGCTCCTTTCCCATGCGGCTGCGTACATCTGCAATCGGATGCCGCGACAGATAGAAGCCGATGGCCTCCTTTTCCTTTTCCGCGCGAATCGCTGCATTATCCCTCATCATCGTCATAGCAGGCTTGGATACCAGATCAAAGTCAAACAGCACCTGATCCACATCCTCGATTTTCACAAGATCCGCATAGCGAAGTGCATCCTCCAGTGATGCCATCAGACTCGCACGCCCGACCTTAAAGCAGTCCAGCGCCCCTGCATTAATCAGGATTTCAATGGTTTTTCTACCGATTTTATTCCCATTCATACGTGCGGTGAAGTCGAAGAAATCACGGAATTCGCCCTTTTTATTTCGTTCCTCGACAATCAGTGATGACACCGCACTGCCGATCCCCTTAATGCCGACAAACGGAAAGCGCAGCGCATTGTCCTCGATTCCATATTGATTGTACGAACGATTGACATCCGGCAGCAGAATCTTGATATGCCGCTTACGTGCCTCAAATACATATTCACTTGTCTTTGTCTCCGAACCGATCACACTGTTCAACAGGCTGTTAAAGAAATACAGCGGTGCATTCGCTTTCAGATACGCCAGCTGATAGGCAATCATGCCATAGGCCACGGAATGGGAACGGTTGAAGCCGTAATTCGCAAATTTCATAATCAGGGCATACACCTTCTGTGCCAGAGCCTCATCATAGCCCTTATGCAGTGCCCCCTGTATGAATTCCTCCTGCATTCTGCGCAGCTCCTTTCCCTTTTTCTTGCTGATGGCCTTTCGCAGATTATCCGCCTTGCCAAGGGTGAAGCCGGCCATCGTCTGTGCCACCTGCATGATCTGTTCCTGATAGATCATGATACCATAGGTATTCTGTAAGATTGGCTGCAGGCTGGGATGGATATAATCGACCTTTTCCGGATGCTCTCTGCGATCCAGATATTCCGGAATGTTTTCCATCGGACCGGGACGAAACAATGCAATCGTTGCGACAATATCCTCAAAGCAGTCCGGCTGCATTTTCCGTATCAGATTTTTCATCCCCTCGCTCTCCAGCTGGAAGACTCCCACCGTATCCACCGCGCGTATCAGTGCATAGGTCTTGGCATCATCCAGTGGTATTCGCATGATATCCAGTTTTTTTTCAGCTGTCGCATTGATATGCTGTACGATTTCATCAATGATGGTAAGGTTTCTCAATCCCAGAAAATCCATTTTGATCAGGCCGAGCTCCTCCAGATATTCCATCGTAAACTGTGTGGCGCAAACACCCTCATCCACATCAATCAGCGGACACACCTGCTCAATGGCTTCATCGGAAAACACGATACCTGCCGCATGCAGAGAGGCATGACGCGGCAGTCCCTCCAGCTTTCGGGCAGTCGCATACAGGCGGCGCATCGTTTCTCCACTGTTGATCAGCTCCTTGAAGCGCGCATCATTTTGATATGCATAGTCCAGTGTCACCTTGATTACATTAGGAACCAGCTTGCACAGGCGGTCAATCTGACGGGGATTGATTTCCATCGCCTTTCCCACATCCCGCAGCACCTGCTTCGCAGCCAGTGTATTAAAGGTGATGATATGGGATACCCTGTGCTTACCATACAGCTGCTCCACATAATGAATCACCTCATCCCGGCGGTTATCCGGAAAATCCGTATCGATATCCGGCATGGAAATACGCTCCGGGTTTAGAAAACGTTCAAACAGCAGATGGTAGCGGATCGGATCCACATGGGTGATGCCAAGGCAGTATGCAACAAGGGAGCCGGCAGCACTTCCTCGTCCGGGACCGATATAAATATGCTGTGTTTTCGCAAACCGGATGAAGTCCCAGACAATCAAAAAATAATCGGCATACTGCATGCGGATAATAACATCCAGCTCATAGTCCAGACGCTGCTGGTATACGGATGAAATCGGCTGGTATTGCATACGCTTCTGCAGTCCCTTCTGACAAAGACTGCGTAAGAATTCCTCACTGCTTACGCCGTACTTGTTTTGAAATTTCGGAAGCACAGCCTTTGGCAGCTGCATCTCCACCTGACACTGTGCTGCAATACGATCACTCATCTGCAGCTCCGTCTCCTCATACAACTCCTGCATTTCCTGCGGGCTGCGGAAATAACGGCGCGGACTGTAATTCAGCATTTTATCATGGAGCGATACGCCCTGATTGATGGCACACAGCGTCTTATAGCTCTCCTCATCCTCTTCCCGTTCGAAATAAACGCGGGACAATGCCGTACAGGGAATATCCAGCTCCTCGCACAGCTGCTTTAAGACCGGATTTTTCTTTTCCATCAGGCCGGAATCATTGCGTGCTATGGATACATAAAAATCGGCAAACTGCTTCCTGCACAGCTTCAGCCAGTGGCGCAGAAGATCCAGCTCCTCCTTTACGATAAGAGTTTCCATCTGATTCTGATCGCCGTTTGTCAAAACAATGCAGTCCTTTGCATAATAGGCGAGCGTATCCAAATCCGGTACGCGTCTTTCCTCTCCGGTATTCAGCCAGGTGGACAGCTTCAGCAGATTCTGATAGCCGGCATCATTTTTCGCAAGAACGACAAAGCCATACAGCTCCTCCTGCTCCAGCACGTCCACTTCCATTCCGAAAATCGGCTTGATATCTTCTTTTTTACATGCATGGTAAAACGCCATGGCACCATGCATGACATGCTTGTCAGTCAATGCGACCGCTGTATAACCGCAGCGTTTGGCTGCCGCAACGATTTTGGAAATCGTCAGGGTACTCTGCAGCAGGGTATAGCAGCTTCGCACATGTAAGTGGACACTCATTCTCAACACCTCGTCTCTTTCTTTATTTTATCATATTTTCATGTTTCTTAATACGGGCGTGACCATGGTTTCTGAAGTTTTACGGCGTTCGTGTCCAATGCTAGCCACAGGCACATCTTGTTCTCAATTTCTTTTGGAAGCTTGCGTAAAGAAAACCATGACCTCAGTCACGGTGATGATTCCTTATAATTATCCGCAGCATGGGCGTTGTTTGCAGCGGCCCTTTACTTTCAGCTCACTGATTGCCAGCTTCGATTTTCTTTTGTAATGCTTCCAGCTGCTCCTGCGATTTCCGCTGTGATTCCTCCAGCATTTCCTGCTGTATATTTCGCAGCTCCTCCCGTTTTCTGTCCTCCGCTTCCCGCTGTTCCTGTGCCCGACCTAATAGGGTCGGTATGAGTACAGCAGATAAAGCAGCAAGCAGTACAAGCAGCAGAAGCATCCTTTTTTTTCTGCGATATGCCGGCGGTTCCTCCAGAATTGCTTTACGCAGACTCTGCTTTGCCGGTGTTTCCGCTGTTTCCAGCTCAAAATAAGAAAACAGAAGATTTCTTATCTCTTTTTTATAATGGTGATGTTTTGCATAATAAGATAGCCTTTCCAGCAGATACAGATCCGTTTTATCCAAGCTTTGCTTATGCAGCCATTCTTCCCATACCTCAGCTTCCTTGTCTTCATGGGAGAGCTCAAAGAATTGCAGTGCCTGCTTCTGTACATGGTTCCTCCAGCTAATGAAATTCTGCTGTGTAAAGGAGGCATCCTTACTCAACAGCTGCTTCAGCTTTGCATAGGTTTGTGCGGGGTCCTGTGCGAGATGATCTCGGATATGCAGAAAGGAATAGATCTTCCCCGCCACTGCACTGCTGTGCGCATAGCATTTTTTCATTTCCAGTGCCAGAATTTTTTCCGCTGTCAGCTCATCCACGGTATCCTTTGTCCAGTGTTTGTGGTTCAGAAATTCCAGCCAAGCTTCGCTATCTTCCTCTCTACTATGACAAAGCGCGCGCCATGTTTCCAGCAAATATGCCGTATCTCTTTTGCAGGAATAACGATACGACTGAAAATCCGGTATCCCCTGCCGGATACTGCTTAACAGCTCCTGCTGTGCCGGCTGCAGCTGTCCGGCATCCAGATGAAACGCCTGGATAAGCGTTTGCCGCATCGCATAGGAAAGTAGATTCACTTGATTCTGCAGTCCATCACTCAGCGCAGTTAGAAATGCTGTATCCTGCAACAACGCAAGCCGCTGGGCCGTTTGCAGCTGTTTCTTTACTGCGAGCGTGTTGCCGCTTTGCAGTGCCTGCAGCAGCTCTTCGATCCGCTCATCTGTCGTTTTTGGTGCTGCCTGTACCAGCCCCTCACAGGAAGACACGGATCCCGCAGACACAGCCTCAAACGATTCGTCATTTGATTCTTCTGCTTTCTCCTGCAGCACGTTCATTTTAATGGCATGTCCTGCGTGCTGTGCCTGCGCATACTGCACAGCTTCACGATAGGCTGTCTGCAGCTGCTGAAATACCTGGGGTTCCTCCTCCGGATGATGCAGCTTTACCTGCTTCGCATAGGCTTTTTTTATTGCGGTAATATCCTCTAGATTCGCAAGGTCCAACAACCCTTTAATCTGTTCCAGTTCCATACGCTCTCCTAACTGAAGAAGCTCACAGCATCCACTTCCCACTCATCAAGGGCAGACTTCACCCTTCGAAAGACCTCACGAATATGCTGTGGCTGTTCCTGCTGCAGCGCTGCTTCGAATTCCTCCAGCAGGGCGGCAATCCGCATACGTTTCTCTCCGATGCTTTCAGAATACATGCGCTCTCCGCGTTCCAGCAAGTGCCGGTATACCTCTTTTTCCTGTGATGGCAGCTTATATGCCTGCAGCTCCCGCAGGCGCTGATGAACCTCCTCCTCGCTCATCCGGTTCATGCGGTTCTGTATCACGACACGACTTGCGCTCTCTTCATGGAAGGTATTTGTTTCCACCTCCAGAAGTCCGTTGATATCATAGGTAAACCGGACGGAAATCGGCTGATATTCTTCGCTTGTCTTAGGTACTTTTATACGCACTGTCCGCACGACCAGATTGGCTGCCGCTTTGCGGTGCTCCCCCTGCAGGATCGATGTTTGCAGCTCTCCGCTTGTGCTGCGATAGGAAAACATGCGGTTTACACTGCAGGGTAAGGCCGTGTTGCGTTCAATGATCGGTTCCATCACATAATCCCTCGCTCCATCATCGTAAACAGCCAAACCGAGTGTGAATGGACAGATATCACTCAAGAATACATCCCGTATATCCGAGCAGCGCTCCTTGATGCCTCCCGCTGTCCCACAGCCGATTGCAATAGCCTGATCCGGCTCATGCACCAGTTCTACATCCCGCTTCAGCAAAAACTCCAGATACTGTATAACAACCGGCATACGACAGCTGCCGCCAACCAGAATGACCTTCTGCAGCTCCTGCAGGGATATCTCAGAATCCTTCAGCACCCGCTCCAGCGGTTTTTGCATGCGCTGTAAAAGAGGCATACAGATAGCTGTCATTTTCCCGCGGTTTAATTCCATACAGCAGTTTTTCTGATGCAGGAAAAGCTGCAGGCTGTATTCCTTACGGACACTCAGCAGCATCTTGGCCCTTTCCACCCCGGTTTTCAAAAGTGCCAGCTCCTGCGGGAGCAGCTCCTTTCTCTGCAACCCGTTTTCTTCAAGAAAGCAATCCATGATTGCTTCATCAAAATCACTGCCGCCCAGATGGTTATCCCCGCTGATGGCCCGTATTTCCACGACATTATCAAAAGCCTCGACAATGGAAATGTCCAGTGTTCCTCCACCGAAATCCACAACGAGCGCAAGCATATCCTCTTCCGTTTGCTGGATGTGCTGGGATAAGGCTGCCGCACTGGGTTCATTGATGATACGCTCCACGCGGATACCGGCAAGCTGTCCGGCAATTTTGGTTGCCCAGCGCTGATCATCATTGAAATAGGCCGGAACACTGATGATTGCCTCCTCAATCCTCTCATTCAAGAATACACTGGCATCCTCCACCAGCTTGCGAATCACCATGGCGCTTAAATCCTGCGGATAATACGTTTTTCCATGGACCGTATACACCGTATCCGTTCCCATGCAGCGTTTGAACTCCGCAAAGGTCAGTGAAGGATGCGTATGCAGCCGCTGCTTAGCCCCCTCCCCAACCAGCACCTCTCCGTTTTCCAGAAAGCTGACAACAGAGGGTGTCAGATAGCTTCCAAATGCATTCGGTATCAATATCGCTTCCTTCCCTTTCCATACACAGGCCAGTGAATTGGTTGTGCCCAGATCAATCCCAAGTATGGACATGAGCGCGTCCTCCTTTCTCAGTCATTCCATTCAACTCCTGTATCAACATCAAAGGGGCCGTAGCCCACAGAACCATAGGTATCCGGCTTTACCCTGATGCCGTTTTTATGCTTTTCACTGT
This region includes:
- the dnaE gene encoding DNA polymerase III subunit alpha — translated: MSVHLHVRSCYTLLQSTLTISKIVAAAKRCGYTAVALTDKHVMHGAMAFYHACKKEDIKPIFGMEVDVLEQEELYGFVVLAKNDAGYQNLLKLSTWLNTGEERRVPDLDTLAYYAKDCIVLTNGDQNQMETLIVKEELDLLRHWLKLCRKQFADFYVSIARNDSGLMEKKNPVLKQLCEELDIPCTALSRVYFEREEDEESYKTLCAINQGVSLHDKMLNYSPRRYFRSPQEMQELYEETELQMSDRIAAQCQVEMQLPKAVLPKFQNKYGVSSEEFLRSLCQKGLQKRMQYQPISSVYQQRLDYELDVIIRMQYADYFLIVWDFIRFAKTQHIYIGPGRGSAAGSLVAYCLGITHVDPIRYHLLFERFLNPERISMPDIDTDFPDNRRDEVIHYVEQLYGKHRVSHIITFNTLAAKQVLRDVGKAMEINPRQIDRLCKLVPNVIKVTLDYAYQNDARFKELINSGETMRRLYATARKLEGLPRHASLHAAGIVFSDEAIEQVCPLIDVDEGVCATQFTMEYLEELGLIKMDFLGLRNLTIIDEIVQHINATAEKKLDIMRIPLDDAKTYALIRAVDTVGVFQLESEGMKNLIRKMQPDCFEDIVATIALFRPGPMENIPEYLDRREHPEKVDYIHPSLQPILQNTYGIMIYQEQIMQVAQTMAGFTLGKADNLRKAISKKKGKELRRMQEEFIQGALHKGYDEALAQKVYALIMKFANYGFNRSHSVAYGMIAYQLAYLKANAPLYFFNSLLNSVIGSETKTSEYVFEARKRHIKILLPDVNRSYNQYGIEDNALRFPFVGIKGIGSAVSSLIVEERNKKGEFRDFFDFTARMNGNKIGRKTIEILINAGALDCFKVGRASLMASLEDALRYADLVKIEDVDQVLFDFDLVSKPAMTMMRDNAAIRAEKEKEAIGFYLSRHPIADVRSRMGKELPILISLPKYKGRYVKFVCLVDRCRQYRTKNGDMMMFVIGSDETGKFDLVCMPNIYRQHADDLVKGNYLYVEGIVDKETSCLVKKLTRIEKE
- a CDS encoding GNAT family N-acetyltransferase; this encodes MVTIDTVEEADIAGLAQLEACCFPKEEAADEAALRRRAKAFPESFLVMKKDGVIIGMINGCVSNQQVICDAMYEDESLHDPYGAYQTVFGLDVHPAHQHQGYAGELMQALIETAKKERRTGMVLTCKKHLIGFYEQFGYRNMGVSASVHGGAEWYDMLLCFA
- a CDS encoding Hsp70 family protein; amino-acid sequence: MSILGIDLGTTNSLACVWKGKEAILIPNAFGSYLTPSVVSFLENGEVLVGEGAKQRLHTHPSLTFAEFKRCMGTDTVYTVHGKTYYPQDLSAMVIRKLVEDASVFLNERIEEAIISVPAYFNDDQRWATKIAGQLAGIRVERIINEPSAAALSQHIQQTEEDMLALVVDFGGGTLDISIVEAFDNVVEIRAISGDNHLGGSDFDEAIMDCFLEENGLQRKELLPQELALLKTGVERAKMLLSVRKEYSLQLFLHQKNCCMELNRGKMTAICMPLLQRMQKPLERVLKDSEISLQELQKVILVGGSCRMPVVIQYLEFLLKRDVELVHEPDQAIAIGCGTAGGIKERCSDIRDVFLSDICPFTLGLAVYDDGARDYVMEPIIERNTALPCSVNRMFSYRSTSGELQTSILQGEHRKAAANLVVRTVRIKVPKTSEEYQPISVRFTYDINGLLEVETNTFHEESASRVVIQNRMNRMSEEEVHQRLRELQAYKLPSQEKEVYRHLLERGERMYSESIGEKRMRIAALLEEFEAALQQEQPQHIREVFRRVKSALDEWEVDAVSFFS